The Candidatus Nanopelagicales bacterium sequence ACGAAGATCAACTCGCCGTCAGCGGCATGGAACGAGATCTTGTAGTACGCGCCCGGCCTTTCCCGATCCTCCATCTCGGCCTGAGCTACCGCGGTTTGGAAGGTGACATCCCACATGGTCGGGGCTTCAGCCTGGTATGCCTCGCCCCGTTCGAGATTGCGCAAGAACGCCAGCTGGGAAGTGGCTCGGGCATTGTGGTCGATTGTTTGGTACGTCTGCTCCCAGTCGACGCTGAGCCCTAGCTCGCGCCAGAGGTACTCGAATCCCTTCTCGTCCTCCGCTGTCAGCTGCTCGCACAGGTGGACGAAGTTACGTCGGGACACTGGCAGCGGTCGCTTCGGATCAGGTTCCGCCGGCGGAGCGAAATCCGGGTCGAACGGCAGCGAAGGATCGCAGCGCACGCCGAAGAAGTTCTGCACCCGTCGCTCGGTCGGCAGCCCGTTGTCATCCCAACCCATCGGGTAGAAGACTTCCTTGCCGCACATCCTCTTGAAGCGTGCGACGCAATCCGTGTGCGTGTATGAGAAGACGTGACCGACGTGCAGCGATCCGCTGACGGTGGGCGGGGGAGTGTCGATGCTGTAGATGTCAGCTCTGTCGCGCGTGCGGTCGAACCGGTAGAGGCCTTCGTCGCGCCACCTGGCTGACCACTTCTCCTCGATGCCCTCCAGCGCCGGGCGTTCAGGCATGCCGGGGAAAGCGGAAGTGGTCATGGACGCCGATTCTATGGGCGGGGCCGGATCGCGCCTGCGCCAGTGCGGACGTGGCTTCATAGACTGACCCGATGGTGGAACTGGCCGATGTCGCGGCCGACCTGTTTGAGCGGCGGCCGGAGAACGACATGGAGCCGACGCTGGACAGGGTGGCCAGGGTCGGGCGGCTGCTCGGCGATCCCTGGGAATCATTCCGGGTCATTCACGTCACTGGGACCAACGGCAAGACTTCAACCGCGCGAATGGCCGAGGCGCTTATCCGCGCCGCCGGTCTGCGCACAGGGATGTTCACCAGCCCTCATCTCGAATCGGTGACCGAGAGGATCGCGGTCGACGGCCAGCCGGTGTCTGATGAGGTGTTCGTGGCGGCCTTCGAGGAGGTGCGCCCGTACATAGACATGGTCGACGCGGAGGAATTGTCCGGCGGGCGCTCACGGATGACCTTCTTCGAGGTTCTCACATGCCTGGCGTTCTCAGTCTTCGCGGACGCGCCGGTCGATGTTGCGATTCTGGAAGTCGGACTCGGTGGCGCGTGGGATGCCACGAATGTGGCGCGCGCGGACGTGGCCGTAGTGACACCCATCTCGCTGGACCACACTGACTGGCTCGGGGAATCTGTGGAGCTGATCGCAGCGGAGAAGGCCGGAATCATCAAGTCGGGGGCGCGAGTCGTGATCTCCGCCCAGCTGCCGGAAGTTGAGGCGACGCTGACCAGGTGGTGCCGGGATGCGGGCGCGACTTTCGTGCGCTTCGGTCACGACTTCGATGTCGTCTCGCGTTCGCTGGCCGTGGGTGGCCAGGTGTCGACGATCAGGACGCCTACCGGGGTCTACGACGACGTGTTCGTGCCTGCCTTCGGTCGTCATCAGGCCGAGAACGCCGCCGCCGCGCTTGTTGCCGCTGAGCAGATGCTGACCTGCGGGCAGCGTCTGGACGGCGAGATTGTTTCAGCTTTTGGGAACGTCCGGTTCCCGGGGCGGCTGGAGCAGGTCGCGGGCAATCCGTTGGTGATCACGGACGCGGCCCACAACCCGGCTGGCGCGGCAGCTCTGGCCGATGCGGTGGCGGAGTCCTTCTCGTTGGGCTTCCTCGTCGTGGTACTGGCCGTCATGGCTGACAAGGACGCTGTCGGCATCCTGAATGCGCTGGCCGAGGCCTGCGATTTGGTGATCGTCACGCGCAACGCGTCCCCCCGCAGTCTGGGCGCGGACGAGCTCGGGGAGGTGGCGGAGCGGATCTGGGGGCCCGAGCGCGTCACAGTTGTCCAGGAACTGCCCGACGCCATCGACTTCGCTCGGGCGAAGGCTACTGAGCTCGATGGGGCCGTGCTGGTGACCGGATCGGTCGTCACGGCCGCGGAGGCGAGAGCATACTTGCGGTCTGAGCGCCCAGAGG is a genomic window containing:
- a CDS encoding Mur ligase family protein, with product MVELADVAADLFERRPENDMEPTLDRVARVGRLLGDPWESFRVIHVTGTNGKTSTARMAEALIRAAGLRTGMFTSPHLESVTERIAVDGQPVSDEVFVAAFEEVRPYIDMVDAEELSGGRSRMTFFEVLTCLAFSVFADAPVDVAILEVGLGGAWDATNVARADVAVVTPISLDHTDWLGESVELIAAEKAGIIKSGARVVISAQLPEVEATLTRWCRDAGATFVRFGHDFDVVSRSLAVGGQVSTIRTPTGVYDDVFVPAFGRHQAENAAAALVAAEQMLTCGQRLDGEIVSAFGNVRFPGRLEQVAGNPLVITDAAHNPAGAAALADAVAESFSLGFLVVVLAVMADKDAVGILNALAEACDLVIVTRNASPRSLGADELGEVAERIWGPERVTVVQELPDAIDFARAKATELDGAVLVTGSVVTAAEARAYLRSERPEEDICE